The genomic DNA CCGATATTGACGAAGCACGTGTTGCTGAAGCCTTAGAAAAAATAGGCGAGTTTATCAAGAGCAACGGAGGAGCGTGTCTGAAAATTGAAAACTGGGGAAAAAAACGCCTCGCCTACCGGGTAAAGAAAAACCGATTCGGGATATACCTGAACCTGTACCACACCCTTGAATCCGCCAAAGTCATTGAGCTGGAAAATAAATATAAGCTTTATGATTTAATCATCAAGTTTATGGTTGTTCGTTTAACTGATGATGAGCTGGAAAGAGCCCTTGGCAAAGAAACTGAAGTTGAGAAAGAGGCCGGAGATGCAGACAAGGCTTCTGTCGAGAGTGAAGAAGACTCTTAATCGGTGGAGTAATTAAAGGACTAGATATGGCTTCGTTTAACAAAGTACTTCTTATGGGCAATCTGACCCGAGACCCGGAATTGCGTTACACAGCGAGTGGTGCTGCAGTTGCCAGTTTTGGTCTGGCGGTCAACCGTAAGTTCAAACAGGGAGAAGAATGGAAGGATGAAGTCTGTTTTGTTGATATCACAGTATGGGCTAAGCAAGGCGAAAACTGTGCACAATATCTGAATAAGGGAAGTCTGGTTTTTCTTGAAGGCAGGCTGAACTACCAGACTTGGGAAGCTGATGGTGGCCAGAAGCGCAGTAAACTTGAAGTGGTAGCAAATAATGTGCAGTTTTTAACTCGCCAGGGAGAGAAAGTA from Nitrospinota bacterium includes the following:
- the ssb gene encoding single-stranded DNA-binding protein → MASFNKVLLMGNLTRDPELRYTASGAAVASFGLAVNRKFKQGEEWKDEVCFVDITVWAKQGENCAQYLNKGSLVFLEGRLNYQTWEADGGQKRSKLEVVANNVQFLTRQGEKVNMSPDATSAPAADDIPF
- the rpsF gene encoding 30S ribosomal protein S6, which encodes MRRYLLRSYQSVLILKPDIDEARVAEALEKIGEFIKSNGGACLKIENWGKKRLAYRVKKNRFGIYLNLYHTLESAKVIELENKYKLYDLIIKFMVVRLTDDELERALGKETEVEKEAGDADKASVESEEDS